The DNA region cttttctaatgtatgtcacattttgatacattttggcaatttgatcatgaaatactcatatcataaaataaatggttgaaaatttttgtggtggttcttgactcattgaggattatttatatgtaaatttcatgaatttttgatacctggtcagagagcagcaaattctggaacttaggtgtgacaatttgtgtcacacctcttgatgtcaacttgtggaatttaattgattgacctatacatgttgaaattgattgaaattttgcatgatgcttagttaacatgttaggaagctatgtgaatttttgtggaattttacattgcattttcaatttgattgtgatttctcatttctgttgaccaattgtgcaagcttgtttgacataggttggtagattggttgggaaatgctcatattgtattgtataatcatgaaatttgatatgcttgtaatagacacatgatgtgacatccctgttttggtctcatccatttcttttttgttttcaatgagatatgaatttttgaagtggatgtatgcattgatgttgtgaattgaagcatgaaattgtgactgtttttgttgattttcattgacatggttccatttgcccaaatgagctcaaatttgacatggtagaccttgattatcccctgtttaggtgtaattaatttgagaatttttggatgtgttttggtatggatttaaaggcaatagttctgtttgcatgtttgatggttcatttgacctcatatggattgttttgtgcatgaattgaacatgatgaatgatataaacatgagaccaagtgtgtttgctcttgtttgacattaaattgagtttggttggtgaataccttgctgtttaggaattttttcttgctttggaccctaggcttggcctagtggtctagttgctaatgtttgcttgatttttcaggatcaaaaaggcaatgcacatggagaatgattcaaatcaactttaattgatgttgttgatgtttgtacactaacataattgtgttttgtaggttgtgaagcataggcttgagctttggcttgccttgtgttgtgcattgagttgtatattctgattgattgaacttgctgtttagttttgtctgtctgattactaactgtgtttgattgtttccaggtactttagttgctcagttccttgtgaacttttgctttgctttgcttaagcaacttgcatagaggtataactcttgacttcatgtagtctggagacccggctgttaccgggccgggcaaataaatgtctgaagtcctccttaagaggcaatgattgtggttgtttattttcaagcccaagcaggtgaaagtcctttaaataaggcaattggtggaaggtaggggtatgcagcctaccccccactacTCTGTGAGTCgtctccttgctcccattacatggttgtagcattgagatcctaacccaagatcctgtgcagtgcacattgtgtcagagtcgagtatagaagggttcccctattctggacccatgctcatttgtcagaagctctccctggtcagggataagagctgtgaggtctgatcctcacttcatcccatcatctgcttcaccttagcctcgtaatggcaaggttaagagcaaacacagcctgtacagacgattgcttaggcagtcaaacctgattgattgagcccccttgtttggctatagtgcgtgttatgtggatatctgattgacatgcttgtttgagatacctgttctcatttgatgatatatgattgtatgcttgtgtgctagcttctttcctggttaggttagtttgcttatgcaagtaggatagaaaaccaaacttagggttaacgatgcatgacaacattaggctcgagtctcagctccctagttgtgtatctttccccggtttctggttagcaattcagtccctttcaggggaactacatcgccctgatcctcgttccagacgaggtatgtaggcaggtggtcgtgcgcgaccactccgggcaacctttttctttttttgcgtgcgtttacttgttatctgactgtgtgtttggctcggatgccgacataagtccagcaattggctgtcgggctccacgtttgcccttttgagtgtgttttggttcggatgccgacgtaattccatccagtggttgtcgggctccatgtttgccacctttgCTTGTTggtatgttttgtgttgtttggcgtgcgtaagccgaactacagtggctctgattcttgttccagacaagatatgtaggcataaggtgcgataccttatcgagctcccttctcttaaccccacctgcgttccccgtgtgtgtgtgtgatgtttagcaaccttttctttttctaggacgtggatcccgtcgagtacgacggacgtgaggggtgctaataccttcccctcgcgtaaccgactcccttaccctttctctctggtcgcgagaccatgtctttccaggtttctctgagcgtttcctttccctatcttgggataaataacgtttagtggcggctctgtgtgtgtttttattttcgagcctcgccggttgatttttcgcaggatgcgacagctaCAACCAAGAAGAAGGAATTGATTTCGAAGAAACATTCGCTccggtagcaaggttagaagctataCGCCTTTTACTTGCTTATGCTTGCTCACTAAACTTTCACCtttttcaaatggatgtcaaaagcgcattccttaatggctACATCAACTAAGAAGTTTACGTAAAGCAACCCTCGGGATTTGAAGATTTCAAGAATCCCTCACATGTTTTCAAGCTAAGAAAGGCTCTttatggattgaaacaagcgcccagggcttggtatgatcGACTTAGCAACTTTCTTTGTggaaaaggttttgaaaaaggcaaGGTTGACAAAACTCGCTTCATCAAAAGAATCAAGAACAACACATTGTTGGTAAAagtatacgttgatgatatcatattCGGATCAACAAACAAAGATATGTGTGAATAATTCTCCtcaatgatgcaaggagaattctagatgtccatgatgggtaaaatgaattattttctcgGCTTACAAATCAAGCAACTAGACGATGGTATCTTCATAAATCAATCCAAGTATTGCAAAGAACTCTTGAAAAGATTCGACATGGATAGTTGCAAGAAAATGTCTACCCCTATGGGATCCggaacttatgttgatcaagacgaatcCGGTACTTCAATTGATATCACcaaatatcgaggtatgattggttccttGTTGTATTTGACGGCAAAccgtcctgacataatgtttagtGTATGTATCTGTGCTCATTTTCAAGCTAATCCAAAGGAATCACATCTCACCGCCGTCAAACgaatcatgaagtatctcaagGGAACGACAAATGTTGGTctatggtatcctaaaggtagtatGTGCAATTTAACTGGTTACTCTGACGCGGATTATGCAGGATGTAAAacagataggaaaagcacgagtggaACATGTCACATTCTCGGAAATGCACTAGTTTCATGGGCATGCAAGAAACAAGCGTGTGTTACTCTGAGTACAGCCGAAGCAGAATATATAGCAGCAGGCAGCTCTTGTGCTCAGATACTCTGGCTAAAGCAACAACTTCGAGATTTTGGAATAGATCTCGGATGTATTCCGCTAAGATGTGACaacacaagtgccatcaacatTACGAAAAATCCAGTCATGCACTCAAGAACGAAGCATATCGACATCCTCCATCACTTCCTTCGCGACCATGTGCTCAAAGGGGATGTTGAAGTTACATTTGTGGATACTCATAACCAACTGGCCGACATTTTCACCAAGCCTCTCGCAAAGGAACCATTTTACAAAATTCGAAGAGAGCTTGGAATATTGGATGAAGGTGACATATAAACTCGTCATAACCTGTCTCATGATGAACCAGGGCAAAGGTACGCAAAAACATTATTATCTTACCAAAGAATAGAAAAAATTGTGTTTTGAACTCTTAATTGCTACTTTTTTACAAAATTTTCAAtaagtaaccggttaccacaTCCTTGTTAACCCGTTAACCAGTAGCAAATTTGAATTCTGGGGCATTTTTTCTATCAGGTAACCGCTTATCACATTTCTGTTAACCGGTTAACTAGTTGCGTTTCTGACTTTTGTGTTTTGTTTAACGTAACCGGTTACCACATTTCCTGTAACCGGTTACCTCGCTGTTGTTCTGTTTTTTTTTGTAAAATAATCTTCATTTTTTTAAATTCATATCTTTTAAATATATGTGGCTCCTATTCATTGCATGTGTTTTTGattctcttcatcttcatcactcTTCAACTCACTCTTAAACCCTCATAAAACTCCACATAAATTCCTCCATTGAAAAACCATAAAATCTCCAAACTGTTAATATGTCTTGTTCCATCCTTTTCgataatgacaaagggggagaagagatTCTCTAACATATATTGTATGTATCTAACAAACTTGCAGGAACTCAAAATTCCAAAGTCTCCAAATAAATCAAGAATTTAGGGGGAGCATTATCATAGAGGGAGCAAACGTGTTAGAACATCAAGTCCGATGACTCTTTCAAGAATCGCCTTTTGAATCGggttatcatcatcaaaaagggggagaatgtgaagacaTGGCTTCTCgagtattttgatgaagacaacgATGCACGTACAGGGTCAATCATCAAAGAATGGATCAAGACTTCAATAGAGCAAATTCACACAAAGTTTCAATCATACATAGCTCAAAGTCGCTCGAGAAATTGATCACAAAGGTATTGGAATTTAATCTTAGTTAATGTTTATATATAAAGTGTTCAATTGATTGTTGCATGCATAATATGATATGGACACTTAGAACTTATTTCAAAATGGTTACAGCTTTTAAAAGTTCTCAATTTTTCCTTTTTTCAatagtggtaaccggttaacacttttggggtaaccggttaaaccgaaataaaattcaatttctgggcagattttgttagcatgtaaccggttaacactttcatggtaaccggttacacagtttaaaatttgaatttttcttaacgttacaactaatgtaaccggttaacacaattTGGGTAACTGGTTACTACTGGGAATTTTTGTAGAAAAATTGCAacttttcatattttcaattcATGCTTCTTCTCTATGAACCATGGCATTCATTGGTTGTTTGCACCTGGTTAAAGAGGTTCATAGAAGGATATTTAAACTAAAAATTTTCAGATTGCAAATCACCTCCTTAAAAATTAATTTTCACAATCTTTCTTTGTTTACTATTTTCAAAGATAAGTGTCCAAAATTCATATGCATCATTTGAACACTTCTCTAAGCATTGTGAGATTGATTATTCcaaaaggagaagatcaatcctTTGATTGATGTGCATATATTTCCAGATTATTCAAACTTCCATTTAAATTATACACTTGTTGTTCTTCACATCTTAATTTTCCAGCATTAGTGGAATTAAGATAGTGAGTGTTTTATACTTACTTGTATGATAGTAAGAGGTGCATAGGAGAGGATTGTTCTCTTATCACTAAGAAGGTTTCCTTGTTGTTTAGAAACAAGAGAGTCActttgagaggattgttctcataaGTGGACTTTGTTGGAAATCCAAGAGTTTGTTCTTGGTGGTCTTTATTGGTCATTGTACAAGTCCAAACAAATAGTGGAAATCTCTTTCTTGTTGGAAAGGGGactggatgtaccttcggattgtgaagggaaccaggATAAATCTCCGTGTCATTATTTTTCTACACTTTACCACTCTCCTAAACACCATTATAAACCAGAAAAGTAATCCTTACAACAAGAAAATATCAAGGTTTCTAgttcaccccccccccccctcttagaCTGATTTCAGACTTACAGCTCCTCCACCAAAGTTGTAGGTCTTTCAatcctattaaatttggtcacaaattttacctcatttgttggtatgaaggagttatgcattttataagtcGAGGAAAATTGTTtattcaatggtaatggcccaaaatgacctataatgtttcgtcttggcacatgcctttccaagttgaatttgaagtttatcatataatcaaagttggagagtgcatattgaaatttatcatgaaacttggattaacttcatctcataaaaattaagcaagttatggtccttggaagttcacctcctaactagggcacatacaaaatgacctataatctttcaccataaaacatGACTTTACAAGAAACACTAGCTCTTTACCTCAACCTaaaatttgtttggaatgtcataaggagtaacgtttctcttggaataattttcatatgacaaaaattgtaggagatagggtctagggaaccccagttttgaccagttgactctctctagtcaacttctttgaaccatcttgcaaacttgaagttctcttgatatttgggactcatggaggataatatatacataatatgatgtaatatgaagtatccattgaaatattttatcaattgttgaagaaacatgttaaggaagtcacacaagatacccagatgaattagggcttccaaggcgaacaagcttcaaactcttgatgaattcttgatcaaaatgataaatgaagattATGGGGATCCATAAATTATGTCTATAAACAAGGTGAACATATCTTGATTAATCTCCTTGCACCGAGGGTCTCAAACCCCAATTGTGAGCTTGATAAGGCATTAGTGGATGCACACACTTCCTACAAAAGAAcaaaactatacatagacatattttttttgcattttggttagtaaataatgaaaaacaaattatgatacaataaaatgtgcttggtgatctctcccaatgcaaacctaatgaattAGGGGTAAGGAGCATGCCAACGTGTGATCCCAAACCCAATGCATATAAtaagatagcatgagggatcttagggtcaaaattggggtcttacagtaatcagtgtaatccttccaaacTTTTATGAAttaaaagagattttatggttaATTGAATCattattgttgattattattatatttttgcaaataagacttcacatgttccttgaaattaaaaacaataaaacaacattgcatttcatgcatcatttgcatagcaggtttcttCCGCCATAggtcttatcagttcttcttctatgtatcagtcaagctgactcatcactatAATACTTGAGCTAATCACCAGAGAAGAATGGATCATCTAGAATAGGAtaacagagagttgaaggatgagatcgccagACTCACGGCGTTGATGGAATTTGTGACAGCTGCTTAGAACCAACCGTCTCCGCCtcctgtaactcctcctccttagaggactgcCATTTTAGAGATTTCTTTGTCATATGTGCCTATCATTGCTATCCAGTCTGTTCCTACTATGCCTGCTAGGTTTCCGTGGAgaatgccaccaaattttgtTCTTGAAGGGTAcgcgcctacatttgcttctctgTCAGCATCTAGCCCGATCCTATCAATGCCTTCTCATATTGTTCATACTCTTCCTCGTGTCAAGGAAACCATTTACCACTCTAAGCCGTCTGAAGgtccaaatgtttatgagaagatggatgagacgaaggatcagtttcttgagttgcgcaaggaattgaagaccctaaAAGGAAATGATTTATTTGGCAAGAGTGTTTCTGACCTGTGCTTAGTTCCCAATGTCAAAATTCTGGTGAAATTCAAGGTCtcagactttgaaaaatacaaagggaacatCTGTCCGTTATGTTCTTGTCATGTATATTAGGAAAATctctactcaaactgataatgatcagctgcttattcactacttcaAGGATAGTTTGACTGGAGCTACGCTTAGATGGTATATGGGCCTGGACAGTGCTAGCGTCCgtactttcaacgatttgggcGAGGCCTTTTTCAAGCAGTATAACTACAATTTTGATATGGCTCTGGACAAGGATCAGTTGAGGTCGATGTCTAAGAAGGACACAGAGAtatttaaagaatatgctcaaagatggagggagttagcTGCCCAGATTAGTCCGCCTTTGGAAGAAGaggagatgaccaagatattcttgaagatgctgagttcattttattatgaatgtatgatcacaagttcccccaatgattttactgagatggtaaacatggggatgagattggaggaaggagtctgtgaaggacgtttgtccAAAGATGAAGTGTCAATAAACAAGAAGTATGGTGGTAGATTTtccaagaagaaggaaggagaaactatTGCAGTATTAGCAGGGAGGCAGAGGAAGCCTCATGTGAGGAAAAGTTACCAATCCCATCAACATCAACACCATGTATCATCAGTGATTCCAATTTTTTCCAACAATTcaaccaatcaatcagttccaattcaacaacaacatcaacaacaaccaccaccacaacaatcatcagcaaaaattcgagaggaagaaggtctcttttgaccttaTTGCTATGACATACACAGAGCTGTATCAGTCCTTGGTAATCAAGAATCTTATCCAACCGAGAAACCCTCTACAAATTCCTGAGCCAttgccatggtggttcaaacccGATCTTCATtatgcttttcaccagggagcccctggtcatgacatagagaactgttatcccctgaagtatgaagttcagaagctggttaagagtggtatgatgtcctttgaggacagagcgccgAACGTCAAAGAAAATCCATTACTTCCCCATGGAAACGcctcagtgaatatggtggacgattATCCCGGAGAATTCAAAGTTTATGATGTCCGCTACATCAGAAGATCTTTGGTGGAGATTCATAAGGATATTTTCTTAGtaagtgattgtgaacatgaccatgacagttgtgtGATCTGCAGTGTGAACCCTCGCGGATGTGTGATTGTtaagagggatattcagaggttAATGGATGAAGGTCTTATCCAAGTCTACCAGTCCCGACATTGGGgtaatgatgtgaatgtgatagTTCCAGTATTCAAAACCCTTGAGAGGGTAGTCATTAAATTTGATAGCATCAACATCAATAATGTCAACAAACTGGTATCGCCGttagttatacggttagcgggccctgtcccctactcatctgataaagttgtgccatacaagtataatgccaccatgataGTGAATGGTTAAGAGGTTCCTCTTCCAGTTGCAGACTCAGCGGTGAATATTGAGAATATAACGAAGGTGACCTGTcgtggtcgtgtgttcagtctGGTGTTCCCAAAGGATGTGGAAGATGTGTCAGTAGGCAAGAAGGCAGAGATCCCTGTAGTGGATCCAGTTAATGCTCCAACCTGTCAGTCTGGTAAATCCAG from Lathyrus oleraceus cultivar Zhongwan6 chromosome 1, CAAS_Psat_ZW6_1.0, whole genome shotgun sequence includes:
- the LOC127094468 gene encoding secreted RxLR effector protein 161-like gives rise to the protein MDSCKKMSTPMGSGTYVDQDESGTSIDITKYRGMIGSLLYLTANRPDIMFSVCICAHFQANPKESHLTAVKRIMKYLKGTTNVGLWYPKGSMCNLTGYSDADYAGCKTDRKSTSGTCHILGNALVSWACKKQACVTLSTAEAEYIAAGSSCAQILWLKQQLRDFGIDLGCIPLRCDNTSAINITKNPVMHSRTKHIDILHHFLRDHVLKGDVEVTFVDTHNQLADIFTKPLAKEPFYKIRRELGILDEGDI